The Cylindrospermopsis curvispora GIHE-G1 genome contains a region encoding:
- the trpA gene encoding tryptophan synthase subunit alpha, producing MTAISRCFENLRRNQECALIPFITAGDPDLHTTAQALEVLDCAGADIIELGVPYSDPLADGPVIQAAATRALQKGTTLEQVLTMLKATTPKLKAPVILFTYYNPILHRGIGRFLDDIKSAGVSGLVVPDLPLEESATLLKPASEQEIDLTLLIAPTSSRERIEAIAHASQGFIYLVSVTGVTGMRSQMENRVSELLDKIRSVTDKPIGVGFGISDIEQARQVRDWGADAAIVGSAVVKRLAEGTPDQGLEAIAEFCRNLKEAVKN from the coding sequence ATGACCGCAATTTCTCGCTGTTTTGAAAATTTAAGACGGAATCAAGAGTGCGCCCTGATTCCGTTTATTACTGCTGGTGACCCCGATTTACATACTACGGCTCAAGCCTTAGAAGTACTAGATTGTGCTGGTGCTGATATTATTGAATTAGGTGTTCCCTACTCTGATCCCTTGGCAGATGGCCCAGTAATTCAAGCTGCTGCTACCCGCGCACTACAAAAAGGTACCACTTTAGAACAGGTGTTGACAATGCTCAAGGCTACTACACCTAAATTGAAAGCACCTGTAATTTTATTTACATATTATAATCCCATTTTACATCGAGGAATTGGAAGATTTTTAGACGATATTAAATCCGCTGGTGTGTCGGGTTTAGTAGTTCCAGATTTACCTTTGGAAGAGTCTGCAACCCTTTTGAAACCAGCAAGTGAGCAAGAAATTGACCTCACCCTTCTCATAGCACCTACAAGCTCTAGGGAAAGAATAGAGGCGATCGCCCATGCTTCTCAAGGTTTTATTTATTTGGTAAGTGTTACTGGTGTCACTGGTATGCGCTCACAAATGGAAAATCGAGTTTCCGAACTACTAGACAAAATCCGTAGTGTTACAGATAAACCCATAGGTGTGGGATTCGGTATTTCTGACATAGAACAAGCACGTCAAGTAAGAGACTGGGGAGCTGATGCAGCAATTGTAGGTAGTGCGGTAGTCAAGCGATTGGCAGAGGGTACACCCGATCAGGGACTAGAAGCGATCGCCGAATTTTGTCGAAATTTAAAGGAGGCGGTCAAAAATTGA
- a CDS encoding DUF3007 family protein has product MRRIDAITITLGIFFLGGLAYGVLQLVGLNSQDAGIWSQVLLVLGLMGWLGTYLFRAGSKKMTYHQQREEYEKAFLQKRLDELSPEELARIQAKIDSNDQP; this is encoded by the coding sequence ATGCGACGTATTGACGCAATTACTATTACCTTAGGGATCTTCTTCTTAGGCGGATTGGCCTATGGGGTGCTACAGTTGGTTGGTTTGAATAGTCAAGACGCGGGAATTTGGAGTCAGGTTCTACTGGTGCTAGGTTTAATGGGTTGGTTGGGAACCTATCTATTCCGTGCAGGGAGTAAAAAAATGACCTACCACCAACAGCGGGAAGAGTATGAAAAGGCTTTTCTCCAAAAGCGTCTGGATGAACTCTCCCCGGAAGAGTTGGCCAGAATACAAGCTAAGATTGATTCCAATGATCAACCCTAA
- the ndhL gene encoding NAD(P)H-quinone oxidoreductase subunit L, translating to MLLALLYLALAGAYLLAIPLIVMFYLNWRWYSATSVERGFMYFLVFFFFPGLLLLSPIANFRPRPRQIV from the coding sequence ATGCTTTTAGCACTACTGTATTTAGCTTTGGCTGGAGCTTATCTGTTAGCCATACCACTGATCGTTATGTTTTATCTCAACTGGCGCTGGTATTCAGCAACTTCTGTGGAACGTGGATTTATGTACTTCTTGGTCTTTTTCTTCTTCCCAGGTTTGTTGTTGCTCTCCCCCATTGCCAATTTTCGACCCAGACCCAGACAAATTGTTTAA
- a CDS encoding YbaB/EbfC family nucleoid-associated protein codes for MTGKGQGFGFGLGKVKEIADAFKKAQEMQQGAKRLQEELEQMEILGESGGGLVKVIISGNQEPKRVEISPNALNEGPDVLSDLVTAAMKDAYLKSTQTMRERMEELTGGLELPGL; via the coding sequence ATGACAGGAAAAGGACAGGGATTTGGTTTTGGTTTGGGAAAAGTAAAAGAAATAGCGGACGCTTTTAAAAAAGCTCAGGAGATGCAACAAGGTGCCAAACGTCTTCAAGAAGAATTGGAGCAGATGGAAATTCTGGGCGAGTCTGGTGGTGGACTAGTTAAGGTAATTATTAGTGGTAACCAGGAGCCTAAAAGGGTAGAGATTTCCCCCAATGCACTTAATGAGGGACCAGATGTGCTTTCTGATCTAGTCACAGCAGCTATGAAGGATGCCTACCTCAAATCTACCCAGACTATGCGGGAACGCATGGAAGAGTTAACTGGTGGTTTGGAACTACCAGGATTGTAG
- the murB gene encoding UDP-N-acetylmuramate dehydrogenase: MIISESSASPRIVPTLTENKQTTVNSDDNQIIYLPGTNCVIKSNISLSGFTSYKVGGKAQWYSAPRDLMAIKATVEYAQALDLPITILGAGSNLLVSDEGIPGMVIATRHFRYKYFDNQTGRLTVAAGESIPSLAWEAASLGWEGLEWSVGIPGTVGGAVVMNAGAHNNCMGEMLVSAELLSPDGTLETVNRSQLGYKYRSSLLQGSERIVTQATFQLQPGADPAKVTSRTREHKQHRLSTQPYNFPSCGSVFRNPLPRTAGWLIEQTGLKGYQIGGAQVAQLHANFIVNRGGAQANDIFRLIRHIQRQIQDQWSILLEPEVKMIGRFPVLDGYS, encoded by the coding sequence ATGATAATTTCTGAGTCCTCTGCTAGTCCCCGCATAGTCCCTACTTTGACGGAAAATAAACAAACAACAGTTAATTCAGATGATAATCAAATTATTTATTTACCTGGAACTAATTGTGTAATTAAGTCCAACATTTCCCTATCTGGGTTTACCTCCTACAAAGTGGGAGGAAAAGCCCAGTGGTACAGTGCACCCCGGGATTTAATGGCCATAAAAGCAACTGTGGAGTATGCCCAAGCTCTGGATTTACCCATCACAATATTGGGAGCAGGTTCTAACTTACTCGTGAGTGATGAAGGTATACCAGGAATGGTAATTGCTACCCGTCACTTCCGTTACAAATATTTTGATAACCAAACAGGTCGGTTAACAGTAGCTGCAGGAGAATCCATTCCCAGTTTAGCATGGGAAGCAGCAAGTTTAGGATGGGAAGGACTAGAGTGGTCAGTTGGCATTCCAGGTACTGTGGGTGGTGCTGTTGTGATGAATGCAGGAGCACATAATAATTGTATGGGGGAAATGTTGGTCAGCGCGGAGTTACTATCTCCCGATGGTACTTTAGAAACTGTGAATAGGTCCCAATTGGGTTACAAGTATCGCAGCTCCTTGTTACAAGGAAGTGAGCGTATAGTCACCCAAGCTACTTTTCAACTTCAACCAGGTGCAGACCCAGCTAAAGTCACATCTAGAACTAGAGAACACAAGCAGCACCGTCTTTCCACTCAACCTTACAATTTTCCCAGTTGTGGGAGTGTGTTTCGCAATCCTTTACCCCGGACCGCAGGATGGTTAATTGAGCAAACTGGATTAAAAGGCTATCAAATTGGTGGGGCCCAAGTGGCACAACTTCATGCTAACTTTATTGTTAATCGTGGAGGTGCTCAGGCCAACGATATTTTCCGTCTCATTCGCCATATTCAACGTCAAATCCAAGATCAGTGGTCAATCTTATTGGAACCAGAGGTAAAAATGATTGGCCGATTTCCCGTTTTGGATGGTTATTCTTGA
- the murC gene encoding UDP-N-acetylmuramate--L-alanine ligase, whose protein sequence is MNSYIDFSGRPFHFIGIGGIGMSALAYILAKRQLPVSGSDLRPNQITRKLESLGAHIFNQQEASNLEFFRPGAFSSHTSHILSNPSDQLSTQQKSLPQVICSTAINNNNLEYRAALELGCPILHRSDVLAALIAEYHSIAVAGTHGKTTTSSMIGYMLLEAGLDPTIVVGGEVNAWEGNARLGESKYLVAEADESDGSLVKHAPAIGIITNIELDHPDHYATLEQVVETFQTFARGCQVVVGSIDCDIVCDRLKPGISYSLDPDKGADYTVTNIDYRADGTTALVWEKGKSLGVLSLQLLGRHNLSNALAAVAVGRVLNLEFGQIAKGLATFEGARRRFEFRGEVDGITFIDDYAHHPSEIRATLAAARLQAKAGQRVVGIFQPHRYSRVRTFLDEFANCFTHADLVVLTDIYSAGEPSCEQISGEKLAAEIAKRHPQVIYQPSLALIPRVLLSTLRPGDLAVFLGAGNLNQTIPEIISALRQPVTVTF, encoded by the coding sequence ATGAATAGCTATATAGATTTTAGTGGTAGACCATTTCATTTTATTGGTATTGGGGGCATAGGAATGTCCGCCCTAGCCTACATACTGGCAAAGCGCCAATTACCCGTTTCCGGTTCAGACCTGCGCCCTAACCAGATTACTCGCAAATTAGAGTCCCTGGGGGCTCATATTTTTAATCAACAAGAGGCCAGTAATCTAGAATTCTTCCGTCCCGGAGCATTTTCTAGCCATACTAGCCATATATTATCAAACCCATCAGACCAATTATCCACCCAACAAAAAAGTTTACCCCAGGTCATTTGTTCTACAGCTATTAACAATAATAATTTAGAATATAGGGCGGCGCTAGAATTAGGCTGCCCCATTCTACATCGTTCTGATGTCTTGGCAGCTTTAATCGCTGAATATCATAGCATTGCTGTAGCTGGAACCCATGGTAAAACTACAACTAGTAGCATGATAGGTTACATGCTATTAGAAGCAGGTCTTGACCCAACTATTGTGGTAGGAGGAGAAGTCAATGCCTGGGAAGGAAATGCTAGATTAGGAGAAAGTAAGTATTTAGTAGCAGAAGCTGATGAGTCCGATGGTTCCTTGGTAAAACATGCTCCAGCAATTGGGATAATTACTAATATTGAACTAGATCACCCTGATCATTATGCAACATTGGAACAGGTGGTGGAGACTTTCCAAACCTTCGCCCGAGGTTGTCAAGTTGTAGTAGGTAGTATTGATTGTGACATAGTATGCGATCGCCTAAAACCGGGAATCAGTTATAGTTTAGATCCAGATAAAGGTGCTGATTATACAGTCACCAACATTGACTATCGCGCAGACGGGACAACGGCCTTGGTTTGGGAAAAAGGTAAGTCTCTAGGAGTATTAAGCTTACAACTTTTAGGTCGCCATAATCTCAGTAATGCCCTAGCAGCTGTGGCGGTAGGAAGGGTGTTAAATTTGGAGTTCGGGCAAATTGCCAAGGGTCTTGCCACCTTTGAAGGGGCCAGGAGACGATTTGAATTCAGGGGTGAAGTAGATGGCATCACCTTCATTGATGATTATGCCCATCATCCTAGCGAAATCCGTGCCACTCTAGCAGCGGCCCGTTTACAAGCGAAAGCGGGGCAAAGAGTAGTAGGGATTTTTCAACCTCACCGTTACAGTCGGGTGCGGACTTTCTTGGATGAGTTTGCCAATTGTTTCACCCATGCGGATTTAGTTGTATTGACTGATATTTACAGTGCTGGTGAACCCAGTTGTGAGCAAATTAGTGGTGAAAAATTGGCAGCAGAAATTGCCAAACGACACCCACAAGTAATTTATCAACCAAGTTTAGCCCTAATTCCCCGGGTTTTATTATCCACCCTACGTCCGGGGGATTTAGCGGTCTTTCTTGGAGCTGGCAATTTAAATCAGACAATTCCAGAAATTATCAGTGCACTGCGTCAACCAGTCACAGTCACATTTTAG